CATGCGCAGCTCGTGCTGGTGGATACCCCTGGCATCCACCGTCCGCGCACGCTGCTCGGCCAACGCCTTAACGACATCGTCGACGAGTCCCTATCCGACGTGGATGTGGTGGCATTCCTGCTGCCCGGCGACCAGCAGATCGGCCCCGGCGACAAGCGCATCCTATCCCGTCTGCGCACCGACTTCGCCACCAAGCGCGAGGATGGCACCTACAAATGGCGTGTGCCGCTGATCGCCATCGTCACCAAAATCGACACGCTCAGCCGCGACCAGCTGGTCTCCAAACTCATCGAGATCAACGAGTTCGCCGACTTCGCGGACATCGTGCCCGTCAGCGCGCTGAAGGACGATAATCTGCACGAAGTGCGCAACGTGCTGATCGACCATACGCCCGAAGGCCCGCAGATGTATCCGGACGACCAGATCAGCGAGGAACGCCCTGAAGACACCATCGCCGAACTGATCCGAGGCGCGTTCCTGGAGACGTTGGACGACGAGCTGCCGCACTCCCTGGCCGTGGTCGTGGACTCCATCGACTATCCCGAAGACAACGAGACCGGCGCGACCTACGACGGCAAGGCCCTGGTGAGCGTGTCGGTGTATGTGGAACGCGACTCGCAGAAGCCGATCATCATCGGCAAGGGCGCCTCGAACCTCACGGCGGTCAAGAAGAAGCTGCGCACGCCAGTCAACCGCATCGTCGGCTGCAAGGCGCGTCTCGACCTGCACGTCAAGGTCGCCAAGGGCTGGCAGTCGGATCCGAAGCAGTTGGAAAAGCTCGG
Above is a window of Bifidobacterium eulemuris DNA encoding:
- the era gene encoding GTPase Era; its protein translation is MTDNESVQGEEVYRSGFVAVVGRPNVGKSTLINALIGKQIAIASSRPETTRKAIRGILTTDHAQLVLVDTPGIHRPRTLLGQRLNDIVDESLSDVDVVAFLLPGDQQIGPGDKRILSRLRTDFATKREDGTYKWRVPLIAIVTKIDTLSRDQLVSKLIEINEFADFADIVPVSALKDDNLHEVRNVLIDHTPEGPQMYPDDQISEERPEDTIAELIRGAFLETLDDELPHSLAVVVDSIDYPEDNETGATYDGKALVSVSVYVERDSQKPIIIGKGASNLTAVKKKLRTPVNRIVGCKARLDLHVKVAKGWQSDPKQLEKLGF